The DNA segment CGATGGCCGCAGCTGCAAGAAGCACAGATAAAGTTGTCATGTTATCTTGGCAAGCTTCCGGTACTTGGAGTGCTCAAGATGAATGTTTCTTACCAATCTTTGGCAGTAAACTGTAGCCTAACGGTTCTGAATTGTGACGGCCCCAGCCTTTGTGGGCGGGATCTTTTGCAGAAATTGCGTGCAGAAGGCGTCCCTGTATTGCACGTCAAAGAAACAAGCACGGAAAGCACGTCTGCATCGCCGTCCGCAGCACTACTGGAGCGCTACGCGGAGCTGTTCACCGACGGAACTGGACTGCTGAAAGGCCCTCCGGCCCGACTACACGTCAAAGAAGGAGCAAACCCCAAGTTTTACAAGGCAAGGAAGGTTCCATTTGCACTTCGCGAAAAAGTGTCTCAAGAGCTGGACAGGCTAGTTGCGGCGGGCATAATTTCCCCCGTGCCTCATTCTGAATGGGCTACGCCCATAGTACCCGTGCTGAAAAAAGACGGGACGGTGCGGATTTGTGGTGACTTTAAAGTCACCTTGAACCCCGTGTGCGAAGTGGAACAATACCCATTGCCGATTATAGATGACATATTTGGTAATCTCTGTGGGGGCGAGAAGTTCAGCATTCTAGACCTCCGAGACGCTTACAATCAAATCCCGCTTCACGACGACTCCAAAAAGCTGGCGGTCATTAACACCCACAAGGGACTATTCTGCTACAATCGCTTACCCTTTGGCATAGCGTCGGCACCCGCTATATTTCAACGCAAGATCGAGGAGGTGCTAAAGGGTCTGCCAGGTACCCAAGCGTATCTAGATGATGTGCTAATAGCAGACACCGCCGGGGATCAGAATGCTAATGTTGAAGCGGTACTTCATCGTTTCAAGGAGCATGGCATCAAGCTTCGTGCCGACAAATGTAGATTTTCTGAATCATCAGTAACCTATCTTGGTCACCGCATCGATGCAGAGGGATTGCATCCGCTAGAAAAAAATGTTGACGCTATAAGGCTAGCTCCGGCCCCACGAAACGTCACCGAATTGCGGTCAATTCTTGGCATGATAACATTTTACAACAAGTTCTTGCCGAATCTGTCTACGTTGCTCGCGCCGTTATATCGGCTTTTAGAGAAAGGAGCAACATGGGTTTGGGGCAAGAAAGAAGAGCGAGCTTTCGAAGAGGCCAGGAATAAGCTGTGCGCTGCGCCGGTCTTAACACATTTTGACCCAAAACGGGAGCTACTCTTGGAATGTGATGCTTCGCCGCATGGCGTCGGTGCAGTGCCTTTTCATCGCATAGATGGCGAGAACAGACCGATTGGATTTAGATCTCGGACATTGACCGTAGCCGAAAGGAAATACTCCCAGATCGAACGCGAGGCCTTAGCGCTAGTATACGGAGTTACTCGGTTCCGGGATTACCTCCTGGGACGTGAATTCACGCTGGTCACTGATCACCGCCCCTTGCTAGGCCTTATGGGGGCAGATCGCCAGACCCCGGCTATGGCCGCTGCAAGAATTCAAAGGTGGGCTCTGTTGCTGGGAGCTTACAAGTATAAATTGATGTTTAAACCCGGCAAACTGATGCTCAACTCGGATGCACTGAGCCGTTTGCCACAAATGTTGCAGGCGCCGGAACCAGCAGTTGAAGAATGCGATGACATGGTGCTCGCCATCGACGGATGGGACCATCCCGCGGTGTCACGCCAGGAGTTGAAAGCACTGACAGCAGCAGACGAGATGTTATCAAGTGTTTGCCGGTATGTTATCGAGGGTTGGCCATCACCACGGCCTGTAGGAAACGTGGCACTGTCCGAATACTACAAACGGCGACATGAATTGTCCGTGGAAGGAGGGTTACTGTTCTGGGGCCATCGGGTAGTAATCCCCAAAGATGCTCGTGGGAGGTTGTTAAAACTGTTACACGAGGCCCACCAGGCAGTTTCAACCATGAAGACCGTGGCAAGGTCTAGTTTCTGGTGGCCCGGTCTTGACAAAGCCATTCAGCGTGTCGGGGATGAATGTCGCAGCTGTGTACAAGCTTTACCCATGCCACCGACACAGGAGCCTGTAAGCTGGCCCAGTACGAACGAGAAATGGTCGCGACTGCACATAGACTTCGTGGGGCCCGTTAATAACACCATGCTTCTGATTATTGTGGACTCGCACAGCAAGTGGATAGAAGCTATACCGATGCGCCAGGCCACTGCTAAAAACACCGTGGACGCTCTTAGGGCGTTGTTTAGCAGATTCGGACTGCCTCGTACCGTGGTCTCGGATAACGGCACGCCATTTACCGCGTCAGAGTTTGACCGTTTTATGCTGCGAAACGGTATCACGCACATTCGCACGCCGCCTTATCATCCACAGAGCAATGGATTGGCAGAACGCGCCGTCAGAAATATAAAGGACGGTTTAAAGAAAATGACTGGAGTGGATCTCGGGATTGCGCTGGCTAGAATTTTGTGCAAGTACCGGAACGCGCCACAGCCTTCGGGGTTGTCTCCATCGGAATTGCTTTTGGGGTACAAGCTGCGGACGAGACTAGACATGTGTTTTCCACCCAGGAAACAGACAGAACATCGGCGGAAACCCACCGACGACACTACCTGGAGTTTCGCCCCAGGCGACACCATCTACGTCCGCAACTACGGAGTCGGGGACAAGTGGACACCTGGTAAAGTCAAGTCTACCACAGGTGCCCGGTTGGTGACTGTTCAGACGGATGAAGGTGTGGTTCGCAGACACACGGATCAAGTGCGCAAGCGTTCTGCCGACACATCCGGGACCCCATCCGCCGAACCCCAGGAAGACCCGATGCCCACAGAGGAGAGGGCGTTGGATTCCAGTACCACGTCGGACGGCTCAGAAGCCCCGCCCCAACTGCGGCGTTCCACTCGTACGAAGAAGCCGGTAGAGCGCTACGGTTATTAAGGGGAAAGGAATGTTATCACTTACGTCAGCCGAATCGGCATGCGGCAGCTGCCCTTGCGCCGTGTgccacattttcttctttcccacctcctcctcccccccctttTTCTATATATTTCCGAGACGACAATAAAACGTCGCATTATGCCTGGAAACGCTGTCTGATTTCCTTCCGGATGTACGGACTTTCCCAGCGGCTCGGCAACAATCTCCTTCCAAGATACGCGATACCATCCAAAGAATGGACTGGACCAAATTTCAGTCTCTCATGGaagagcactgtcaagacaacatttcacatcgtttggaagagactatcaagagcgcagtacaagatactatgtgcactctcacatgctcttcgaagctaacggaatttgatatagaattagaacgacttcaagcaattcgtcgacgtgctgaacgaaggtaccgccgcacgcatgcaatggatgatttacggaccaccagacgcatccaaaagaagatccagcgccggttagttaagctggaatcacaacgctgggctgcgttttgtgagtctctagaccttcgcaagcctttatcgcaattgtGGAGGACGGTACGAGGTCTCCGGACACTGCCCGTGCAGCGGATTCCATTCAAGGCCCTAGCCCTTTCACAACAGCGACCGGATATTGACGTGGCAGAAGAGTTCTGCGCCAGATTATCCGGCCAACTCGCTTCTCCCAACAATTTTTCGCCTTCGAGCAGCTCTCCACCACCTCGAGATCAACGCATGGATCTACCTTTTTCAATCCATGCACTTAAGGCAGCACTAGCTTTGTGTGGACGCACATCGGctccaggacctgatggcatttCTTAAAAAGCCCTACGTCATCTGGGTGAGTGCGCAAGCATTGTTCTCCTAGAGTTCTACAATGAATCTTGGCGAGATGGCACGCTCCCGATAAGCTGGAAAACCAGTCGcctggttccactactgaagcctggcaaatcgcctttggagctctcatcgtatcgcccgatcgctttggctagttgtgtgggcaaagtaatggagagaatgatcctaggacgcctggtgtggtacctagagtaccacaacatttacccagaggcTATGATGGGCTTTCGCCGTGGTCGATCATCAATAGACAACGTCGTCGACCTAGTCACCTACGTTCATcacgaaaaatgccgaaagcgtctttgcgcttccttgtttctcgacgtgaaaggggcatatgacaacattacacatgaagccatacttactgctctcgaagaggtaggtgtgggcggccggatgtttcaatggatacgcgactacctctccacgcgatcctttttcgtgagcactgaggacggccacacctctctacattacagctaccgcggcgtcccccagggcggtgtcctcagccctgtgctgtttaatctgactctcctttctctccttgaacacctgccaagcacagttcagctatcaatgtatgcggatgacatctgcgtttggacgtctgcagtaacacgcctacaactgcgtgcgaggatccagaaagccgcatctcagactgctttttacctccggaatcgaggtctggaaatatcgtctgagaaatgcgcacttgtggcatttacacggaagcccatggcgaactacagcgtattgataaatggccaaagaataccctacattcgatcttacaagtttctaggcgttataattgacagagacatgtcatggagccatcatgtttcatacatgaagaagcggttaacaggcatctgtcacctgtttaagttcttcactggaaagacatggggaatgtccacaagtgctatgctgcaactatacaatgtgctgtttcttggcttcctgcggtacagcttgccagccttaactaacgtcaacaaaacgagtctgcgcaccatacaaagtgttcaagcactagcgctccgcatttgcctaggcctgcctcggagtgcatccacagtggcgactatagcaattgctggagaccacctcgccaagactcacattgaggttgaagcattaaggacacatatacgacatcttgcccggactccccaccaccacctggcatatctgccagcggacagacaacgtacctctttgtgccaaacaatagccacgcatggtgagtcattaccaacttgcttcactcctgccgcaagacattcgattcctccgtggtgccttacccagccaaatatcaacctgacaatacctggcatccagaaaaaagcagagctgtcatcacctgcccttaaacagctcgccttactcctgttgtacgagaagtaccaagactctgcgcatatatacaccgacggctccgtcctgccgaacagctctaccgcggcagtggtgataccaacgatgggcacaactattaaattcaagacgtctcacgtcacaacatcgacggcagcagagctcgcagcacttTGTGCCACGCTGAAATTCATTAGTGaccaagtgacacacaaatggagaattttctccgactcaaaggcggctctgcagtctctactatcacctttacgccgcggtccacacgagcagctggtctttgagattgccgaggcaatacacaatctgactgagatagggcaagaaataacttttcagtggcttccaagtcactgtgtaattatcggcaatgaacgggccgatcaagctgcccgcacagctcataaagaagatcacaaacgacccattacactttctaggactgacgctgcacggaagatCCGCGTGCtcgctcgccaacgcacaaggtcacaatggcatgaatcgcacttcatgcatgctcgcttatactctctggacccaaccctaagctttcgagtaccatcaaggcttcgccgaggagacgcaacacttttgtgcagattatggttgggcgttgcgtacgcctatgcgttccgcataggaatggccgacagcgcagcctgtgaccactgcggcaatgaagaatcaattgtacatatattgtgcgactgcccgcagtacagtgcgcaaagacattctcttaccaacgcgttcaaccaattggacgaccagcctctgtcggaagaaaaaattccccaccacagactggacccaacgtcgcagaagaaggccgtgcaggcgcttctgcgcttcttgcgagccaccggcctatctgaccgactgtgattcgaacgctcttccggtgcaacgaaacaatctcacaccttctttgtgagtgccctcgttttaacccgcagagagcagctctctcagccacgataggtcaactggacaaacgcttaataacgcaaatcaacatccttgtaaactggcctacacgaacaacagcgcgagccaccttgaaggcgctgctgcgttatttaaaagacaccgaactcagtgacaaattgtgactctacactgtgtgacgtaggatgggacgttgacacttttcaacactagaacgccttcgcagactgcgtgacaatgcccacagaaacagttctgtatgtgtgtgtctgtgtgtgattttttttctttccttttttccccttttttgtacttattttttttttctctctctcctgtcgaatccctttactcctcccccggtacagggtagccaaccggagataatgtctggttaacctccctgtctttcccttaccttttttctctctctctcggcttggAGATTCTTCGGCCTTTTCCTctatcaaccgacggcaacaagtgagtgattgtcgccactgactatttaacccgctatgctgagacagaggcgctcccacgagccacggcttctgaggtagcgcagttcttcatgtgtcacattgtattgcgccatggtgccccagccactgttatcacagatagaggaacggtgttcacggcacagctcacggacgaaatttttcaactgagcaacaccaggcatcgaaagacgaccgcttaccatccacagtccaacggccttacggagcgattaaacaagaccatcacagacatggtCTCTATGtgcatcgacgtccagcacaaaacatgggatcgtatcctgccttatgtgaccttcgcgtataataacaccgccgtacaagaaacaacgcgctccacaccatttcgccttgtctgcggccgcgaagtacagacgatgctggacgctatgcttccgtgccacgacgccgagcgcctaactactgacgccgaagaatttgttcagcgcgctgaggagcctcgccagctcgcgcggctgcacatctgggagcagcaacatgcagatgcacggcgctataacatccgtcaccggcaagtgcgctacagtcccggagaccaagtgttggtgtggacccctgttcgccgccgtggcctttgtaataagttgctcagccggtattttggcccctacaaagtgctgcgccgcattagtgacgtgaactatgaagtcgttccagacagtgcggcgcaaacacggcgtcgacaaccacctagttctgacgtagttcacgtcgtgtgcatgaagccctacgttgcgcgttcgtgatttttacgctcccatttgcacctaatgcacttacctctccgtttctagagaggtagagaattgtttctagctacgctgctgtagctctcggtGTGTTCTgggcgcgagcatcttcattaggcgtgttgttgttgttgttgttgttgttgttgttgttgttatttttcCTTTCCCaaaccacttcttgagcatcgagccgatgctctttccgaggaaggagggaaatgtcacctgtagtagtgggaatagggcaagcgcagaggcgcaagaagaaagacgtgcacgtgctaaccgccccgctcgatagttagctctcgccgccgttttctccagagcccagccgctctcaataaacgtcgtcagcccccttttgaagacgcgtggcaatatgAACACGATATGTGCGAATTCATCCATCGAGAGTAAACGCTGCTTAATAACAAAATATCTTGTTTGCTGTGGTGTGGCTTGCGCGtaaccatataataaaaaatgtggttgatccctcttatataggaatcggtatagaacacgaaagtgaaacgtgttttcacagaagtagtgtaatgtttattgcacattgatatataatgtctattggtgttttgtggctaaagcgcccttaggcgttgatgctcccacgctgacgcctggtggcacgtctcctccatcacgactaccaacgtcgatgaccatgagcaaccgtcgtgcatatggaagctgcactacgctgcacacgctagcacaacgcgaaagacgaagcacgtaactgacacactaatacaacgcgcaagacaaagcacgtaactgaatcgtcaccgagtcaaatcagcgcgtacagcgcgtcgtaattgcagcctccgcgatcaacttcagaaacattttcagagctaattgcggaggccacgctccgctgtgctgagtacggtgaacgccacctaggtggcgttggtagtgcttcttgatgccagcgtcccttcgaatgctggcatcgaggcgtcgtagtgctgagaaccaccgaagcgttcactgtcggtgcgcgttagtgtcataatgcagtacttctcttttctgctcgtaggcggcggcaccgccccgagcaagagcgcgggtacacggaggagtgttagatatataaggcgcgtctgtgtagctctctgcaaatgcgtttgtggcgcaatgggttaaacgctcggcgatctatcgtcgcggaccgagaggtcgtggttcgatttccaaattttgcatgattgtggaactttttcttctggtttctttctttgtattatgttcgtgtacattgtaagctgacgtatttccgtgacggaatacgtcagtgaagtcttggtggaccccggcataaaacactttcgtgttaaaataatatACACTAACATAAAAGGGAAAAATAAAGAGAATGCCAGCTAGACAATGATGAGCGTCGCGTAATGATGAatttcaatcgcacacttggagTGCCTCAAGAGCGAAAATGCTCCCTCTTTTTGAATTAGGTCGGTTCCCCATAGAACTAGCAGTTTGGAGGCGCAGATTGAATACTGCAATGACTGATCGAGAGTGGTTACCAAGCCGAGATCGCCCTATGCTTCTGTAAAGTCAGCTCTGCTCATATTCGCAGAGTTTATTGGAAGTCTGCGTGACGTTTTATGCTTCAGCGGCCATTTACTGGCATCGTTCAAGTAACGAACGACATTGACCGACAGCACGGGGGCGATTACATCTTGTGTTCCAGCAATGGAATACGAGAACTTCGCAGCATTACCCAAACTTTTAAGTGAACATCTTTTTCTTGTTTGCACAGCTATAGTTACAGAATTGAGAGCGATGGTAATGCCGTGGGTAAGAGGAGCCCCTGCAGCAGCGCTGGAAGCTGGACGGCGTGTAGCCACTCTTTTCGTGCCCTCACATGAAAGCTGTCTAGCCCCGTTGCTGGCGCGTTTAGACGCAAGTTTAGACGCCTAGACGCCGAGACGCCGAACGCAAGTTAGACGTTTAGTCGCCGAACGTTTAGACGCAAGTGCGGTCGTGTGAGAGCTTTGTGGTGATTGAACGTTTAGATGCTGTAGCGGGTGATTGCACTGTGTGGCATTTATTCGTCGTCTGAACGACGATACCTGCGCTGAACGATACCTGCGCTGACGGTTGCTGATCGCATTCTGTGATCTGTTGTGTAATCACGTGAAGTGACATATGTGTACCAAAAGAGAGCATGTGCCAGTTCTGTGTTAGTTTTTTTTATCACCAAATTTGCTAATATCCGCCACCGCCGAAGCAATTTAATCCGTGGCATTCTTGAAATAAACTGTGTGTTGTTCAAGTACGGATGCGGCTCACGCGTCTGTTTAttacagtggcgacgaggcacAGCCTAGCCTGTGAGTGGTCAGTTTCTTTCCGGCAACATGGCCTTCGGGAGTCGCATTCGAGAGTTCAACCTTAGTGAAAATCCGTCGTGGATAGACTATGTGGAGCGCGTTGAGTTATCGTGCACAGCTAACAAGCTTTCAACGGATGAAGACAAGCCAGCTGTGTTCCTCAGATGCTGTGGGCCTGAAACGTACTCCCTGACACCAATTTTCCTCAAGCCTTTGCGATCGCCGAATGTGAAGTACCACGTCATCATCGACGCACTAAAGAACCACATCAACCATGCGAGGTGCGTGTTTTCGAAGCAAGACCAACAAGACGGGGAGGACGTGGCTATGTCACTGTTTTGCGCAAGTTGTCCGACAACTGTGGATTTGGCGGTACAAAGTTTCCATTAGAGAAATGGTACGTGACCTTTTGGTTTTCGGAATTTCTGACAATGTGGTCCTACAACGGTTGTTAGCTGAAAAGAACCTAACATTAGAGAGTACCTACGAGTTAGCAGTTATGGCAGAAACGGTTGACACTCAGCAAAAAGTAATGAGGAAGCCGCCGGAGCATGAATTCTAACAAGACTTGACCACAAATGTAGGAATGAAAGCCAGCAAGAAGCAAGCAGAAAGGCAGCGGCGTTGTTTTCGCTCTTTTGGAACCCATGCGGCGTGGCTTTGCCAATTCAAAGATTGTGTGTGCTTCAGCTGCGGGGAGACCTAGCCAAAGCATGCCGAATAAAGAAAGCAGAAGTGGAACATCAGCTGGGTGATATGGCGAACTCCGTGATGAGCAAGTACGATGCGTTGTTCAGAATCAGCCAAGTAAAAAGCGGAACGCCAAAGTACGTCATCGCTGTAGAGATTCGGGAATTAAATCGTGCCTATGGAAGTAGATTCCGGAGCGGTCAGATCCATTATTAGTATCAACGACTTTCAAAAGCTGCATGTGGCGAAGCGGATCAAGCTGGAAAATCGCGACACGCAACTACTGACCTGCAAAAAAGGAAGGTCTGGACGTGCATGAAAAGGCATTCGTGCCCGTGAAATTCGGTAGGTAAACAGTTTCAATTGCCACTATTTGTGGTGAAGAACGGTGGCAGCACTCTTCCGGGCCGGGATTCGTTCCAGCCATGGAGATCAGCATAACAAGTCTTCATTGCGTCCACATCCAACCTAAAGCAATTGTAGAACAGTTTCCAGATGAAGTCGGTGAGAAATTTCCTGGCGCTGCCCTACCACGTATCCACATCTTACTCAAGGAGGGCACCCAACCCACGTTACTGAAATGCCGCAGTATCCAGTTCGCCATGAAGGATGAAGTCGTGGCTGAGCTGAAACGCTTTGGGAAACTGGAAATTTGGAAAATCAACGCACTATTCGGACTGGGCAACGCCAATTGTTGTGGTGCGGCAAAAGGACGTCTCGCAAAGTTTTGCGGAAATTAGAGAAACACTGTGAACAAGTCTGTCAAGAGTAAAATATA comes from the Dermacentor silvarum isolate Dsil-2018 chromosome 9, BIME_Dsil_1.4, whole genome shotgun sequence genome and includes:
- the LOC125939937 gene encoding uncharacterized protein LOC125939937, with translation MGADRQTPAMAAARIQRWALLLGAYKYKLMFKPGKLMLNSDALSRLPQMLQAPEPAVEECDDMVLAIDGWDHPAVSRQELKALTAADEMLSSVCRKQTEHRRKPTDDTTWSFAPGDTIYVRNYGVGDKWTPGKVKSTTGARLVTVQTDEGVVRRHTDQVRKRSADTSGTPSAEPQEDPMPTEERALDSSTTSDGSEAPPQLRRSTRTKKPVERYGY